One Amorphoplanes digitatis genomic window carries:
- a CDS encoding M4 family metallopeptidase, producing MGRKKLITASVALATGAALAFAAPPATAGPRQAPSPAPAPAALAASSADQLVDSAAAEGVLHRSDGDALKRTGVVQGTRGLQYVTYARFFEGLPVVGGDVVVTTDAAGAVKGTAVAQTAEIAVGTEAKISAAQAAATATARLAKVDSTSAPVLKVFAWGTPKLAYEVAVEGRTAQNKPSNLHIFVDASTGAVLDQVDYVREGTGNGYYYGNVTINTSGSGTSYSMTDTTRPGLKCGGQNGSAYTGTDDAWGTGSGTNLETACVDALWGAQREVDMFSAWFNRNGILGSGSNPPIRVGLADVNAYWNGSYVNFGHNQANTRQATPIDVVGHEMGHAVFQTTPGGAGSGNENGGINESTGDIFGALTEAYANSPLDPPDYQVGEEVDLVGDGPIRYMYNPSLAGDPNCWSTSIPSTEVHAAAGPLNHWFYLTAEGSAPSGGPASPTCNSTTVTGVGIRKAGEIYYNAMQSKTSTWKYANIRTATLASAKNLYAPSCTEFNAVKAAWAAISVPAQTGEATCTGTPGNDFSVSVSPTSGSVAAGSSVTATVGTATTSGSAQTVALSASGLPTGATASFSPASVTSGSSSTLTIATTTSTPSGTYSITVTGTGSATHTATYSLTVTGGPSGSCAGTNGTDVSIPDAGAAVTSTITISGCGRNASSTSTVAVNIVHTYRGDLVVDLVAPDGTAYRLKNSSSSDSADNVNTTYTTNLSSEAGDGAWKLQVRDVYSVDTGYINTWTLTL from the coding sequence GTGGGACGTAAGAAGCTCATCACAGCCTCGGTGGCCCTGGCCACCGGAGCGGCCCTGGCGTTCGCGGCACCGCCCGCCACGGCCGGCCCGCGGCAGGCCCCGAGCCCCGCACCCGCCCCCGCGGCCCTGGCCGCCTCCTCCGCCGACCAGCTCGTCGACAGCGCCGCCGCCGAGGGCGTGCTGCACCGCTCCGACGGCGACGCCCTCAAGCGCACCGGCGTCGTGCAGGGCACCCGTGGCCTGCAATACGTGACCTACGCGCGGTTCTTCGAGGGCCTGCCGGTCGTCGGCGGCGACGTGGTGGTCACGACGGACGCCGCCGGCGCCGTCAAGGGCACCGCGGTCGCGCAGACCGCGGAGATCGCCGTGGGCACCGAGGCGAAGATCTCGGCGGCGCAGGCGGCGGCGACGGCAACGGCGCGGCTGGCCAAGGTGGACAGCACGTCGGCGCCGGTCCTCAAGGTCTTCGCCTGGGGCACGCCCAAGCTCGCCTACGAGGTGGCCGTCGAGGGCCGCACGGCGCAGAACAAGCCGAGCAACCTGCACATCTTCGTCGACGCCTCCACCGGCGCCGTGCTCGACCAGGTCGACTACGTGCGCGAGGGCACCGGCAACGGCTACTACTACGGCAACGTCACCATCAACACGTCGGGCTCCGGCACCTCGTACTCCATGACCGACACGACCCGGCCGGGCCTCAAGTGCGGTGGTCAGAACGGCTCCGCCTACACCGGCACGGACGACGCCTGGGGCACCGGCTCCGGCACCAACCTGGAGACCGCCTGCGTCGACGCCCTCTGGGGCGCCCAGCGCGAGGTCGACATGTTCTCGGCGTGGTTCAACCGCAACGGCATCCTGGGCTCGGGTAGCAACCCGCCGATCCGGGTCGGGCTGGCCGACGTGAACGCGTACTGGAACGGCTCGTACGTCAACTTCGGGCACAACCAGGCGAACACCCGTCAGGCGACCCCGATCGACGTGGTCGGCCACGAGATGGGCCACGCGGTGTTCCAGACCACGCCCGGTGGTGCCGGCAGTGGTAACGAGAACGGCGGCATCAACGAGTCGACCGGTGACATCTTCGGCGCGCTGACCGAGGCGTACGCCAACAGCCCGCTCGACCCGCCGGACTACCAGGTCGGCGAGGAGGTCGACCTGGTCGGCGACGGCCCGATCCGCTACATGTACAACCCGTCCCTGGCCGGGGACCCGAACTGCTGGTCGACGTCGATCCCGTCGACCGAGGTCCACGCCGCGGCCGGTCCGCTGAACCACTGGTTCTACCTGACCGCCGAGGGCTCGGCGCCGTCCGGCGGCCCCGCGTCGCCGACGTGCAACTCGACAACGGTCACCGGTGTCGGCATCCGCAAGGCCGGCGAGATCTACTACAACGCCATGCAGTCCAAGACCTCGACCTGGAAGTACGCCAACATCCGCACCGCGACCCTGGCGTCGGCGAAGAACCTGTACGCGCCGAGCTGCACCGAGTTCAACGCGGTCAAGGCGGCCTGGGCCGCGATCAGCGTCCCGGCGCAGACCGGCGAGGCCACCTGCACCGGCACCCCGGGCAACGACTTCTCCGTCTCGGTGTCGCCGACGTCGGGCAGCGTCGCCGCCGGCTCGTCGGTCACCGCGACCGTCGGCACCGCCACCACCAGCGGCTCGGCGCAGACCGTCGCGCTGAGCGCCTCCGGCCTGCCGACCGGGGCCACCGCCTCGTTCAGCCCGGCCTCGGTGACCTCCGGCTCGTCGTCGACCCTGACGATCGCCACCACGACGTCGACCCCGTCGGGCACCTACTCGATCACCGTCACCGGCACCGGCTCGGCGACGCACACGGCCACCTACTCGCTGACCGTCACCGGCGGCCCCAGCGGTAGCTGCGCCGGCACCAACGGCACGGACGTGTCCATCCCGGACGCGGGCGCCGCCGTCACGAGCACGATCACGATCAGCGGCTGCGGGCGCAACGCGTCCTCGACGTCGACGGTCGCGGTGAACATCGTGCACACCTACCGCGGTGACCTGGTCGTCGACCTGGTCGCCCCGGACGGCACCGCGTACCGGCTGAAGAACAGCAGCAGCTCGGACAGCGCCGACAACGTCAACACGACCTACACGACGAACCTGTCGTCCGAGGCCGGCGACGGCGCCTGGAAGCTCCAG
- a CDS encoding ABC transporter permease yields the protein MSLFEVVRFALRGLSANKLRSALTMLGILIGVAAVILLVAVGNGSAQAISERIQALGTNTITVMSTSRGGSSSTALTPGIADALADPELAPDVASVSPVVSASATVTYEGTDHEVGQFVGTTPGWFAASNTPVGTGAGFTADDQAQGRRVVVIGRTVAEELFPGVDPIDQQVTVGGALFTVVGVLAPKSSTGFQDGNDTAVAPLSAVRQVLTGYGALTSILVEAKSPDRVDAVQSQVATILNQRLDVQAGASSTPYRIQNASQLLATQTETADTFTTLLGAVAAISLLVGGIGITNIMLVTVTERTREIGIRKALGAPRRVILTQFLIEATVLSVLGGALGVAAALIGSSFEIVGVRPVIVPSSIGLALGVSIAIGLFFGGLPAGRAARLRPIDALRYE from the coding sequence ATGAGTCTCTTCGAGGTTGTCCGGTTCGCGCTGCGCGGGCTGTCGGCCAACAAGCTGCGGTCCGCGCTGACCATGCTGGGCATCCTGATCGGCGTCGCGGCGGTGATCCTGCTGGTCGCGGTCGGCAACGGCTCGGCGCAGGCGATCAGCGAGCGGATCCAGGCGCTGGGCACCAACACGATCACCGTGATGAGCACCAGCCGCGGCGGATCGAGCAGCACCGCGCTGACACCCGGCATCGCGGACGCGCTGGCGGATCCGGAGCTCGCGCCCGACGTCGCCTCGGTCTCGCCGGTGGTCAGCGCCTCGGCGACGGTGACCTACGAGGGCACCGATCACGAGGTCGGTCAGTTCGTGGGCACGACGCCGGGCTGGTTCGCCGCCTCGAACACGCCGGTCGGCACCGGCGCCGGCTTCACCGCCGACGACCAGGCGCAGGGCCGGCGGGTGGTGGTGATCGGACGGACCGTCGCCGAGGAGCTGTTCCCCGGCGTCGACCCGATCGACCAGCAGGTCACCGTCGGCGGCGCGCTGTTCACGGTCGTCGGGGTGCTGGCGCCGAAGAGCTCCACCGGGTTCCAGGACGGCAACGACACCGCGGTCGCCCCGCTCTCCGCGGTGCGCCAGGTGCTCACCGGGTACGGCGCGCTGACCTCGATCCTGGTCGAGGCGAAGAGCCCGGACCGGGTCGACGCGGTCCAGTCGCAGGTGGCGACCATCCTCAACCAGCGGCTGGACGTGCAGGCGGGCGCGTCGAGCACGCCGTACCGGATCCAGAACGCGTCGCAGCTGCTCGCGACGCAGACCGAGACGGCGGACACGTTCACCACGCTGCTCGGCGCGGTCGCCGCGATCAGCCTGCTCGTCGGCGGGATCGGCATCACCAACATCATGCTGGTCACGGTCACCGAGCGGACCCGCGAGATCGGCATCCGGAAGGCGCTTGGCGCGCCCCGCCGGGTGATCCTGACCCAGTTCCTGATCGAGGCGACGGTGCTGAGCGTGCTCGGCGGCGCCCTGGGCGTCGCGGCGGCGCTGATCGGCAGCAGCTTCGAGATCGTCGGGGTGCGACCGGTGATCGTGCCCAGCTCCATCGGGCTCGCCCTGGGCGTGTCCATCGCGATCGGACTGTTCTTCGGCGGCCTGCCCGCCGGCCGGGCGGCCCGGCTGCGACCCATCGACGCGCTGCGCTACGAGTGA
- a CDS encoding LuxR family transcriptional regulator, whose protein sequence is MQSGATALFGRASLLAAVEARLAAGGGVALRGPEGIGKTALLDAVAATAAARGDLVVRLRPAAAERRLPYAGVADLVAQLPPDAVAALPPAHRAALAVLRHGTAPRAGAPALARRLVLPGLLAHCARGRCVLLVVDDVQWLDAESAELIGFAMRRRPGPRVRVVAAQRFPDEQRRYRAARLCPAPVADLPVPPLDADALTALLEARGLPCRTASRLHGASGGNPFLALELGAAVAPGPAWRPAALPEAARALLRRRIDALPSAVAGTLLVAALATEPTRTVLVRAGHEDADRDLRAAAAAGLVEVDGEAVRFTPPALADVLAEDAGAARRAGVHDALANAALDETDGVRHRALRSGRPDADVARDLVAAAERALGRGDGRTAAELYLLAADRCPRSLAAERTDWLVTAAGTAATAGAPALAGRAAEAVLATTDAPPRHRVTARLVLIDLAGQALADMGEMFAAALNEAGDDDALVAPVRLRQTWAAMLTGDPGTAATCAAESAAAALRARDPGTAAMALSALAQVQRIRGESRWTRTLARALELPAPQAPGWLHMGPRYLAARFAMMDDRLDEARAELLTLLAVAEHDRAGEALVEVLRSLSEVANRAGRCPDALRYAHRAVAAAQQAGLSPGPTWYTAAVAELTGGSLDTAAGYARRGVRASEQEGDSLYLRRNLHALGQAELRSGETRAGVAALRRLRDLQGGTNDPMIVRWHGDLAGGLAALGEHAEAAETLAEARAAAQRLGVAQGVNGYLDRATAVVLSESGHADSAVPLSAAAARYFAELHQPIEQAHALLVQGGAERRRRRYAAARAAIGDALAIFTAAGAKPWTEQTERALARTEGTTAQPADFGLTSTEARIAGLVRDGASNREIAGRLYLSVKTVEATLTRVYRKLGVRSRTQLSSRLPAPDPAATRVFPDSVTVIDA, encoded by the coding sequence GTGCAGTCCGGCGCGACCGCCCTGTTCGGCAGGGCGTCACTCCTCGCGGCCGTCGAGGCCCGGCTGGCCGCCGGTGGCGGGGTCGCCCTGCGCGGCCCCGAGGGCATCGGCAAGACCGCGCTGCTGGACGCCGTCGCCGCCACCGCCGCCGCGCGGGGGGACCTGGTCGTGCGGCTGCGGCCCGCCGCGGCCGAGCGCCGCCTGCCGTACGCCGGCGTCGCCGATCTCGTCGCGCAGCTGCCGCCGGACGCCGTCGCCGCCCTGCCGCCCGCGCACCGCGCCGCCCTCGCCGTGCTGCGGCACGGCACCGCACCGCGCGCCGGTGCGCCCGCCCTGGCCCGCAGGCTGGTCCTGCCGGGCCTGCTCGCGCACTGCGCCCGCGGCCGCTGCGTGCTGCTTGTCGTCGACGACGTGCAGTGGCTCGACGCCGAGTCCGCCGAGCTGATCGGCTTCGCCATGCGGCGCCGGCCGGGCCCCCGGGTGCGTGTCGTCGCCGCGCAGCGCTTCCCCGACGAACAGCGGCGCTACCGGGCCGCCCGGCTCTGCCCCGCGCCCGTCGCGGACCTGCCGGTGCCGCCCCTGGACGCCGACGCCCTGACCGCCCTGCTCGAGGCGCGCGGGCTGCCATGCCGCACCGCGTCGCGGCTGCACGGCGCCAGCGGCGGCAACCCGTTCCTCGCGCTGGAGCTGGGCGCCGCGGTCGCGCCGGGTCCGGCCTGGCGCCCCGCGGCGCTGCCCGAGGCGGCCCGCGCCCTGCTCCGGCGGCGGATCGACGCCCTGCCGTCCGCGGTGGCCGGGACGCTGCTGGTCGCCGCGCTCGCCACGGAGCCGACCCGGACCGTTCTGGTCCGTGCCGGGCACGAGGACGCCGACCGCGACCTGCGGGCCGCCGCCGCGGCCGGGCTGGTCGAGGTCGACGGCGAGGCCGTGCGGTTCACGCCGCCGGCCCTGGCCGACGTGCTCGCCGAGGACGCCGGTGCCGCCCGCCGCGCCGGGGTGCACGACGCGCTGGCCAACGCGGCGCTCGACGAGACCGACGGCGTGCGGCACCGGGCGCTGCGCAGCGGCCGGCCCGACGCCGACGTGGCCCGGGACCTGGTCGCCGCCGCCGAGCGCGCGCTGGGCCGCGGCGACGGCCGCACGGCCGCCGAGCTCTACCTGCTCGCCGCCGACCGGTGCCCGCGGAGCCTGGCCGCCGAACGCACCGACTGGCTCGTCACCGCCGCCGGCACCGCCGCGACCGCCGGCGCGCCCGCGCTGGCCGGCCGGGCCGCCGAGGCGGTGCTCGCCACCACCGACGCGCCGCCCCGGCACCGGGTCACCGCCCGGCTGGTCCTGATCGACCTGGCCGGACAGGCGCTCGCCGACATGGGCGAGATGTTCGCCGCCGCGCTCAACGAGGCCGGCGACGACGACGCGCTCGTCGCGCCCGTGCGGCTGCGGCAGACCTGGGCCGCGATGCTCACCGGCGATCCGGGCACCGCCGCGACCTGCGCGGCCGAGTCCGCCGCGGCCGCGCTGCGCGCCCGGGACCCGGGCACCGCGGCGATGGCGCTGAGCGCGCTCGCCCAGGTGCAGCGGATCCGCGGCGAGTCGCGGTGGACGCGGACCCTCGCCCGGGCCCTCGAGCTGCCCGCGCCGCAGGCGCCCGGCTGGCTGCACATGGGCCCGCGCTATCTCGCGGCGCGGTTCGCCATGATGGACGACCGGCTCGACGAGGCGCGGGCCGAGCTGCTCACGCTGCTCGCCGTCGCCGAGCACGACCGGGCCGGCGAGGCCCTGGTCGAGGTGCTGCGCAGCCTCTCCGAGGTGGCCAACCGGGCGGGCCGCTGCCCGGACGCCCTCCGGTACGCCCACCGCGCCGTCGCCGCGGCGCAGCAGGCCGGGCTGAGCCCCGGGCCGACCTGGTACACGGCCGCGGTCGCCGAGCTGACCGGCGGCAGCCTCGACACCGCGGCGGGGTACGCCCGGCGCGGGGTGCGCGCCTCCGAGCAGGAGGGCGACAGCCTCTACCTGCGGCGCAACCTGCACGCCCTGGGCCAGGCCGAGCTGCGGTCCGGCGAGACCCGCGCCGGGGTGGCCGCCCTGCGCCGGCTGCGCGACCTACAGGGCGGCACCAACGATCCGATGATCGTGCGCTGGCACGGCGACCTCGCCGGCGGGCTGGCCGCCCTCGGCGAGCACGCGGAGGCCGCCGAGACCCTGGCCGAGGCCCGCGCTGCCGCCCAGCGCCTCGGCGTGGCGCAGGGCGTCAACGGCTACCTGGACCGGGCGACGGCCGTGGTGCTGTCGGAGAGCGGGCACGCCGACTCGGCGGTGCCGCTGTCGGCCGCGGCGGCGCGCTACTTCGCCGAGCTGCACCAGCCCATCGAGCAGGCGCACGCGCTGCTCGTGCAGGGCGGTGCCGAGCGGCGCCGGCGCCGGTACGCGGCCGCCCGGGCGGCCATCGGCGACGCGCTGGCGATCTTCACGGCCGCCGGTGCCAAGCCGTGGACCGAGCAGACCGAGCGGGCGCTGGCCCGCACGGAGGGCACCACGGCGCAGCCGGCCGACTTCGGGCTCACCTCGACCGAGGCGCGGATCGCCGGGCTGGTCCGCGACGGCGCCAGCAACCGGGAGATCGCCGGCCGGCTGTACCTGAGCGTCAAGACGGTCGAGGCGACGCTCACCCGGGTCTACCGCAAGCTCGGCGTACGCTCGCGCACCCAGCTCTCCTCCCGCCTGCCGGCGCCGGACCCCGCAGCGACAAGGGTTTTCCCTGATTCGGTGACGGTCATCGATGCATAG